The following proteins come from a genomic window of Saccharicrinis carchari:
- the leuC gene encoding 3-isopropylmalate dehydratase large subunit yields the protein MASKTLFDKIWDMHEVKTIKDGPSVLYIDRHLIHEVTSPQAFAGLKERGIKVFRPEKTFATPDHNIPTINQHLPIADKISRFQVDTLTKNCEENNIKLFGLLHPKNGIVHVVGPENGITQPGMTIVCGDSHTSTHGAFGSIAFGIGTSEVEMVLATQCILQPRPKTMKINIDGKLDKGVTAKDLVLYVIAQLTASGGTGYFVEFAGSAIRDLSMEARMTVCNMSIEMGARGGLIAPDEKTFAYVKDREYAPKGADWDVAVQKWKALASDKDAVYDKEYYFDAADIEPMITYGTNPGMGVGITQSIPTLDSIEESSQKSYLKSLEYMGYEPGEEMLGKKVDWIFVGSCTNGRIEDLRVFANAVKGKKKAEGLTAWIVPGSQQVEKQAVEEGIKDVLEDAGFELRQPGCSACLAMNDDKVPPGKYAVATSNRNFEGRQGPGARTLLASPLTAAACATSGVITDPRTL from the coding sequence TTGGCTAGTAAAACACTTTTCGACAAAATTTGGGATATGCACGAAGTGAAGACCATCAAGGATGGCCCTTCCGTATTGTATATAGACAGACACTTGATTCACGAGGTAACCAGTCCACAGGCATTTGCCGGTCTAAAAGAACGCGGCATAAAGGTATTCCGTCCGGAAAAAACCTTTGCCACCCCCGATCATAATATCCCCACTATCAATCAGCATTTACCCATTGCCGATAAAATATCGCGTTTTCAGGTAGATACCTTAACCAAAAACTGCGAAGAAAATAATATTAAGTTGTTTGGTTTGTTGCATCCAAAAAATGGTATAGTACACGTAGTGGGTCCTGAAAATGGGATCACACAACCGGGCATGACCATTGTTTGCGGCGATAGCCACACTTCTACGCATGGTGCTTTCGGTAGTATTGCCTTTGGTATAGGTACATCCGAAGTGGAGATGGTGCTGGCCACGCAATGCATATTGCAGCCTCGTCCAAAAACCATGAAAATAAATATTGATGGTAAGCTTGATAAGGGTGTAACAGCAAAGGATTTGGTACTATATGTTATCGCACAACTAACAGCGAGTGGTGGTACCGGTTATTTTGTGGAGTTTGCCGGCTCGGCCATCCGCGACCTGAGCATGGAGGCCCGTATGACAGTGTGCAACATGAGTATAGAAATGGGAGCCCGTGGTGGACTTATTGCCCCCGACGAAAAAACATTCGCCTATGTTAAAGACAGAGAGTATGCACCTAAAGGAGCAGACTGGGATGTGGCCGTTCAAAAATGGAAAGCCCTGGCAAGCGACAAAGATGCAGTTTACGACAAAGAATATTACTTTGACGCGGCCGACATTGAACCAATGATTACCTACGGAACCAATCCAGGTATGGGCGTTGGCATTACGCAAAGCATACCTACGCTCGATTCCATCGAAGAATCTTCGCAAAAAAGCTACCTCAAATCTTTAGAGTACATGGGCTACGAACCGGGCGAAGAAATGCTGGGTAAAAAAGTAGACTGGATATTTGTGGGTAGTTGTACCAACGGCCGAATTGAGGATTTACGTGTGTTTGCCAATGCCGTAAAAGGTAAGAAAAAAGCAGAAGGACTTACCGCTTGGATTGTACCCGGAAGTCAACAAGTTGAAAAGCAAGCAGTTGAAGAAGGGATAAAAGATGTATTGGAAGACGCTGGTTTTGAATTGCGCCAGCCCGGATGTTCGGCCTGCCTGGCTATGAACGATGATAAGGTACCTCCCGGTAAGTACGCCGTGGCTACCAGTAACCGTAATTTCGAAGGCAGACAAGGGCCCGGTGCACGCACATTACTGGCCAGCCCATTAACTGCAGCAGCCTGCGCAACTAGTGGTGTTATAACTGACCCTCGTACTTTATAA
- the leuD gene encoding 3-isopropylmalate dehydratase small subunit, producing the protein MPIDKFTTIESTYVPLAIENVDTDQIIPARFLKSTTKEGFGDNLFADWRYNKDGSPKADFVLNKPQYKGEVLVAGKNFGSGSSREHAAWAVRGYGFKVVVSSFFADIFKNNSLNNGVLPVVVSEKFLQELFDADADNKVIVNLVDQTITNKANGNTESFEINGYKKNCLINGFDDIDYLLNIKDEIANYELSRA; encoded by the coding sequence ATGCCAATAGATAAATTCACTACCATAGAATCAACTTATGTTCCGCTTGCCATAGAAAATGTTGACACCGACCAGATTATTCCTGCGCGCTTTTTAAAGTCGACCACCAAAGAGGGTTTTGGCGATAACCTGTTTGCCGACTGGCGATACAATAAAGATGGTTCGCCTAAAGCAGATTTTGTTTTAAACAAACCCCAATATAAAGGGGAGGTTTTGGTTGCCGGTAAAAATTTCGGTTCGGGTTCGAGCCGCGAACATGCCGCCTGGGCCGTGCGTGGCTATGGTTTTAAAGTAGTGGTATCGAGCTTTTTTGCCGATATATTTAAAAATAACTCCTTAAACAATGGCGTATTGCCAGTTGTTGTAAGCGAAAAATTTTTGCAAGAATTGTTCGATGCCGATGCCGACAACAAAGTAATTGTTAACCTGGTAGATCAAACCATCACCAATAAAGCAAACGGAAATACCGAGTCTTTTGAGATTAACGGATATAAGAAAAATTGCCTGATCAATGGCTTCGACGATATTGACTATCTACTAAATATAAAAGATGAGATTGCAAATTACGAGTTAAGCAGGGCATAA